From Bacteroidota bacterium, one genomic window encodes:
- a CDS encoding T9SS type A sorting domain-containing protein, producing the protein MSVPSSQLIISPNPILSSIKLNLIHPDDINISLFDVQGRLLRIFSCGRLDFGINKINLDRNDLLLLSNGIYILHVQGKFTNISSKILLMKN; encoded by the coding sequence ATAAGTGTACCTTCTTCACAACTTATTATTTCGCCAAATCCAATATTATCTAGTATTAAATTAAATCTCATTCATCCCGATGACATAAACATTAGCTTATTTGATGTACAAGGACGCCTACTCAGAATATTTAGCTGCGGAAGGTTAGATTTTGGAATAAATAAAATTAATTTGGACAGAAATGATCTATTACTTTTAAGTAATGGTATATATATACTTCATGTTCAAGGAAAATTTACAAATATCTCATCCAAAATTTTATTAATGAAAAACTAG